A part of Halobaculum sp. MBLA0143 genomic DNA contains:
- the tatA gene encoding twin-arginine translocase TatA/TatE family subunit, with amino-acid sequence MLPTAPLFGAIPGGPEMIVILLVLVLLFGANKIPKLARSTGQAMGEFKKGREEIEDELEEMQGDDEDADTDFVETEMGSNSNNNNS; translated from the coding sequence ATGCTACCCACAGCACCACTCTTCGGGGCGATCCCGGGCGGGCCGGAGATGATCGTCATCCTGCTCGTGCTCGTCCTGTTGTTCGGCGCGAACAAGATCCCCAAGCTGGCTCGGTCCACCGGGCAGGCGATGGGCGAGTTCAAGAAGGGACGTGAAGAGATCGAAGACGAGCTCGAGGAGATGCAGGGCGACGACGAGGACGCGGACACGGACTTCGTCGAGACGGAGATGGGCAGCAACAGCAACAACAACAACAGCTGA